One stretch of Paramormyrops kingsleyae isolate MSU_618 chromosome 4, PKINGS_0.4, whole genome shotgun sequence DNA includes these proteins:
- the LOC111844182 gene encoding NLR family CARD domain-containing protein 3-like: MGGAASEMSPPVECKTKRTESVLMERAGSPVPSCVSMKSHASMGEPISFREGPFLTDQRGREKRCNSQPHKGDLSSIFKLLEKKAQMFLKDELMKIKRYLDQNDPECSELQLEEDNDLDSDGQMQKTCGREGALKITLYILRTMEQNDLADMLEKRHLLSQCQHIIKCNLKKKFECVFEGKAKEGQPTLLKEIYTELYITEGGAGGVNDEHEVRHIETASKKRVTEDTTVKCNDIFKTLHGHVTPIRTVLTKGVAGIGKTVSVQKVILDWAEGEANQDIHFIFALPFRDLNLIKDEYSLIDVLHHFVPELKSLESTELCRYKVLLIFDGLDECRLPLDFQNNESWFDVTKKTSLDVLLTNLIKGNLLPSALLWITSRPAAANQIPPECVHQVTEIRGFNDAQKEEYFRKRFSDQSLASRIITHVKSSRSLFIMCHIPVFCWISATVLENLFSDSDSGEIPRTLTEMYTHFLIFQVSLKSDKYMEKHKIKLNKCNKSGKKFLLKLGKLAFHNLEKGNLIFYKQDLTENGIDVTEASVYSGVCTEVFKEEYGLYQEKVYCFVHLSIQEYLAALYIFLSNSSADLLKTAVDEALRSKNGHLDLYLRFLLGLSTKSSEILLQRLLGQKRTRCHNNKKTPQYIKEKIQEDLSAERTINLFHCLNELGDNSLIEEVQRYLSSGSLSAENLSPAQWSALAFVLLMSDKELDVFDLKKYIGSDEGLQRLLPVIKKSRTALLNSCNLTETCCEVLASALRSNSSQLTDLDLSDNDLQDSGVKLLSAGLGDSHCKLEIMRLSGCRVTEEGCSSLASALRSNPSHLRELDLSYNHPGDSGVKLLSALLEDPKCKLVKLNVDHSGKCRTRPGLQKYSCQLTLDPNTANRYVSLSEGNRKATRGEEQPYPDHPERFDIWPQVLCRESLTGRCYWEAEWSGDVAWIGVTYKGIRRKGDSDDCLLGANDKSWMLRCSPDSYSVYHNNKQTVIPIKPSGSRRVGVYLDWAAGTLSFYRVSSDGLTLLYSFTSSFTEPLYPGFWVNTNSSLSMCMLG; the protein is encoded by the exons ATGGGgggagctgcttctgaaatgagcccccctgtggagtgtaaaacaaagagaactgagag tgtcctgatggagagagcaggctcacctgtacccagctgtgtttccatgaagagtcACGCGTCAATGGGGGAACCAATCAGCTTCAGAGAGGGACCTTTTCttacagatcaaag GGGCCGAGAGAAAAGGTGTAATTCACAGCCACATAAAGGAGACTTATCATCAATCTTCAAG TTACTGGAGAAAAAAGCTCAAATGTttctgaaggatgagctgatgaAAATCAAAAGGTACCTCGATcagaatgacccagaatgctctgagcttcagctggaggaggacaatgacctggacagtgatggtcagatgcagaagacctgtggtagagagggagctctgaagatcacactgtacattctgaggaccatggagcaaaatgatctcgctgacatgctggagaaga ggcaTCTTCTCTCACAGTGTCAGCACATAATCAAATGTAAtctgaagaagaaatttgagtgtgtatttgaagggaaagctaaggaaggacagccaacacttctcaaagagatttacacagaactctacataactgaagggggagctggaggagtcaatgatgaacatgaagtgagacatattgaaacagcatccaagaaaagggtaacagaagatactacagtcaagtgcaatgatatatttaagaCCTTACATGGGCAtgtgacacctatcagaactgtactcactaaaggggtcgcaggtatcgggaaaacagtctctgtgcagaaagttattcttgactgggcagaaggagaagcaaaccaggacattcacttcatatttgctcttcctttccgggacctgaatttgattaaggatgaatacagtctgattgatgtgcttcaccactttgtcccagaaTTGAAATcgcttgaatccactgagctgtgtagatacaaagttttgttgatcTTTGATGGTCTAGATGAGTGTCGTCTTCcactagattttcagaacaatgagagctggtttgatgtaacaaagaaaacatcactggatgtgctgttgactaacctcattaaggggaatctgcttccatccgctctcctctggataacttcccggccagcagcagccaatcagatacctcctgagtgtgtccaccaggtgacagagatacgagggttcaatgatgcccagaaggaggagtatttcaggaagagatttagtgatcagagcctggctagcaggattatcacacatgtgaaatcatcaaggagcctcttcatcatgtgccacatacctgtgttctgctggatttcagccactgttcttGAGAATCTTTTTAGTGATTCTGATagtggagaaattccaaggactctgactgaaatgtacacacacttcctgatctttcaagTGAGTTTAAAAAGTGACAAGTATATggaaaaacataaaatcaaGCTTAATAAATGCAACAAATCTGGGAAGAAATTTCTtttaaaacttggtaaactggcttttcataaccttgagaaaggcaacctcatattttataagcaagatctgacagagaatggcattgatgtcacagaggcttcagtttactctggagtgtgcacagaagtctttaaggaggaGTATGGGTTGTACCAAGAGAAGGTGTattgctttgtgcatctgagcattcaggagtatctcgctgctttatacatttttctgtcaaactcatcagctgacctgctgaagactgcagtggatgaGGCATTAaggagcaagaatggacacttggacctctacctccgcttcctccttggCCTCTCAACAAAGTCTAGTGAGATTCTGTTACAAAGGCTACTGGGCCAGAAAAGAACCAGGTGTCATAACAATAAGAAAACACCCCAGtacatcaaggagaaaatacaggaggatttatctgcagaaaggaccatcaacctgttccactgtctgaatgaactgggtgacaattctctaatagaggaagtacaaagatactTAAGTTCAGGAAGTCTTTCAGCAGAaaacctctcacctgcacagtggtcagctctggcctttgtgttactgatgtcagataaggagctggatgtgtttgatctgaagaaatacattggatcagatgaaggtcttcagaggctgctgcctgtgatcaagaaatctaggacagctct cctgaacagctgtaatctcacagagacatgctgtgaagtgttggcttcagctctcagatcaaactcctctcagctgacagacctggacctgagtgacaatgacctgcaggattcaggggtgaagctgctctctgctggactgggggattcacactgtaaactggagataatgag gctgtcaggctgtagagtcacagaagaaggctgttcttccctggcttcagctctgaggtcaaacccctctcacctgagagagctggacctgagctacaatcacccaggagactcaggagtgaagctgctctctgctctactggaggatcccaaATGTAAACTAGTGAAACTAAA tgtggaccacagtgggaagtgcaggaccagaccagggcTCCAGAAAT actcctgccagctgacgctggaccccaacacagcaaacagatacgtgtctctgtcagaggggaacaggaaggcgACACGGGGGgaagagcagccatatcctgatcatccagagagatttgacatctggccccaagttctgtgcagagagagtctgactggtcgctgttactgggaggctgagtggagtggagatgtagcctggataggagtgacttataaaggaatcaggaggaaaggagacagtgatgactgtctgcttggagccaatgacaagtcatggatgctgcgctgctctcctgacagttactctgtctatcacaataataaacagactgtcatacccataaagccctcaggctcccgcagagtaggagtgtatctggactgggcggctggtactctgtccttctacagagtctcctctgatggactgaccctcctgtacagcttcacctcctcatttactgaacccctctatccagggttttgGGTGAATACaaactcctccctgtccatgtgcatgctgggatag